The genomic stretch TCTAGTACAAGTTTGCCTTACACGTATTGTCAAGGTACTGATATGCCCGCTTACTTTGCCGCAGGCACTCCTCCTAGCTTCAAAGCTTTCAATGCCGCGCAAACACTAAGCGATGCTGCAGTTGTGAACTGGGGAAATAAATTCTTAACCTATTCACTAGGATTGACCGGAGCTATCACCATCACCTTTGATCCTAACTATAAGGCAGATTTCGGAGGACTTACTGTATATAATGTGGATGATTTTGACCGTGATTTTACCATTAATGCGTATGATGTGGAAGGAGGTAATTTGATTGCTACTAAAACCCAGACAGTAGCTGTGGGACAAGCGGTCCCTATTACTATTGACAATGCAAGCCCTGTAGGATTTGTGAAAGTTACGCCTTCAGCTCCTGCCGGTTTCGGCATCAACAATATATTGTTAGCTGAACCATTGTTGTGTAGTATGCCTTCAACTCCTACCATATCCGCTACCAGTTCAGCGATTACAATAGGCGGTTCGACCACATTAAGCATTTCTGCTGGTTCATTAAATGAGGCAACCAGTTGGAAATGGTATTCTGGCAGTTGTGGCGGAACATTAGTTGGCACCGGAACCAGTGTGGATGTTTCGCCTACTCAAACCACCACCTACTTTGCTCGTGGTGAGGGAGGCTGTGTGGTAAATGCTGTCTGCGGAACAAAAACTATTACTGTCAATCCTTTAACGATGACTTGGACTGGTGCAACAAGCAATGATGTGAACAACCCAAGCAATTGGAGTCCGGCAATGGTTCCATCTGGATGTATGAACAATGTGTATATTCCTTCTGTTTCAAGAATGCCATCTTTTGAGGCGACTATGAATATTAGAGATCTTAAATTAGGAAATTCTGTAGCCATCACACTCAATGCGAACGTGAATGTTTGCGGTGATTTAATCGGAGGCGGTAGCACTACTTCCTCCATTAACGGAAATGGATTAATAGTTCTTTCCGGAAACAGAACACAGCAAATTAGCGGAAAAACATCTATCAACTACTTGCGCTTAGACAACGCATCAGGAGCAGTTCTATTGGCCGGCGCTAATGTGGATATAAAAAAGTCTCTGGAGCTTAAGAATGGAGAGTTCGTTGCTTCTACCGGGACCATCACGCTCAAAAGCACCTCTGCAAGCAACCTGGCGATTATAGATAATTTCAGTGCGGGCTATTCAGGAACATTCACTGGTACGATTACAGCAGAAAGAGTTTTTGCAGCCTCCGGCACCTATGATCAGCACTTGATGGGTTCGCCAGTAAACAGGCCCTCTTTAAGTCAATTTGGCGCAAGCGAAAGCGGCTTCGTTGTTCCTACCAATGATTGTGATGAAACCAAGCTGACGATGAAATCTCCTTATGGAACGGTATTTACCTATCATGAAGAAATGGGAACCACTTGTGCTCTGGCAGGTTGGAAAGCGGAAAGTTCGGGAACGGCTGAAAACGGTTTGGGATATTCCGTTCTACAGAAAGGTGCTGGGAAAATCACGCTCACCGGTTCGCCAAATTTGAATAGCTCCTATTCGGTGAATAATTTAACCAACACTGGTTGGATGAACTTTACCAAACAAGGAAATGCCATGTCATCTGGTTGGCACCTACTGGCGAATCCTTATCCTGCCACTATGAATATTACTGAATCGAATGCAGGCTTTGATAATCAAATACAGATTTGGCATTCAGATGGCCCTTATCAAGGTTCTTATCAGGCTGGAACTATTGGAAGTAATGTAGTGGTTGCTCCAT from Bacteroidota bacterium encodes the following:
- a CDS encoding PKD domain-containing protein — translated: MKHLNKSSLSKAVKFDKTNRFNTILWMACFLLVGMYAHGQYSTFYFNSASPADGPSAHASYCYSSTSLPYTYCQGTDMPAYFAAGTPPSFKAFNAAQTLSDAAVVNWGNKFLTYSLGLTGAITITFDPNYKADFGGLTVYNVDDFDRDFTINAYDVEGGNLIATKTQTVAVGQAVPITIDNASPVGFVKVTPSAPAGFGINNILLAEPLLCSMPSTPTISATSSAITIGGSTTLSISAGSLNEATSWKWYSGSCGGTLVGTGTSVDVSPTQTTTYFARGEGGCVVNAVCGTKTITVNPLTMTWTGATSNDVNNPSNWSPAMVPSGCMNNVYIPSVSRMPSFEATMNIRDLKLGNSVAITLNANVNVCGDLIGGGSTTSSINGNGLIVLSGNRTQQISGKTSINYLRLDNASGAVLLAGANVDIKKSLELKNGEFVASTGTITLKSTSASNLAIIDNFSAGYSGTFTGTITAERVFAASGTYDQHLMGSPVNRPSLSQFGASESGFVVPTNDCDETKLTMKSPYGTVFTYHEEMGTTCALAGWKAESSGTAENGLGYSVLQKGAGKITLTGSPNLNSSYSVNNLTNTGWMNFTKQGNAMSSGWHLLANPYPATMNITESNAGFDNQIQIWHSDGPYQGSYQAGTIGSNVVVAPFQGFMVHKTDVGGTADFTIHGSDRVTTAQRFYKEDKENTIELVVENATQTLLDKTTVGYNLDATDGFDPAFDANKLSGTPDRQLIYSVSDTQWMSVNMLKSIQESPEVPVHFYAGTDGQFNLLFNGVSSFDPTVLIMLEDKKQHLFHNIRSGNYAFYSSVSDNRDRFVLHFTPAAIILSVPATCTNSGKLIAEQQGEADWDFTITGSNNNNICTGRFNQNSAINTSLAKGVYTLTLRNDYNYAVLKTFTIEGADTLIASFNLSSENLNTGETLELTSESNNATAHNWSFGDGTDDVGTTTSHTYNEEGIYTITYTATNASGCESTVQKTVTVTKSVASGIQEKKTSSKDILIWGHENEVIVDFTKTPSVKATITIFNILGQEVVSVRHEQNNVFRLPVNNVSGGYAIVKVMNQNETTIARVYLK